One window from the genome of Helicoverpa armigera isolate CAAS_96S chromosome 4, ASM3070526v1, whole genome shotgun sequence encodes:
- the LOC110384149 gene encoding twinfilin, whose protein sequence is MSHQTGIQANAELKKYLGKCRDGKIRVLKISIENEQLVLSKYHPVKHSWEQDFDKYVPSLVVEDLPCYILYRFDSTNSVGHEWLLLSWSPDSAPVRHKMLYASTKATLKQEFGSAHIKDEMHATVKEEVSLKGYKAHVSGVSAPAPLTDREEALKELQESEHNTNYGTDARQSTMGGVAFPITEDAKQGINDLKRGSYNYLQFKIDLEGEKIHLSKAANIALTDLPQQVPGDQARYHLYIFKHTHESDYMESVVFIYSMPGYNCSIKERMMYSSCKGQFLEIIEQLGVEIIKRLEIDDGKELTEEFLYDEIHPKRNLHRPAFAKPKGPPNRGAKRITKSQSTQ, encoded by the exons ATGTCTCATCAAACAGGAATTCAAG ccaaTGCAGAGTTGAAGAAATATTTGGGCAAATGTCGAGATGGGAAAATTCGCGTTTTAAAAATCAGCATAGAAAAtg AGCAGCTGGTTTTATCAAAGTACCACCCAGTGAAGCACTCGTGGGAACAAGACTTTGACAAATATGTGCCTTCATTGGTTGTTGAAGACCTACcatgctatattttatatag GTTTGACTCAACTAACTCTGTGGGGCACGAGTGGCTGCTCCTGAGCTGGTCTCCGGACAGTGCACCGGTCAGACACAAGATGTTGTATGCTTCAACTAAGGCCACGCTCAAACAGGAGTTCGGTTCTGCGCATATAAAGGATGAAATGCATGCTACTGTTAAG GAGGAAGTAAGCCTGAAGGGCTACAAGGCACACGTGTCAGGCGTGAGTGCGCCGGCGCCGCTGACGGACAGGGAGGAGGCGCTCAAGGAGCTGCAGGAGAGCGAACACAACACCAACTATGGCACTGATGCTAG gCAATCAACCATGGGGGGTGTGGCTTTCCCTATAACCGAAGATGCCAAACAAGGAATTAATGATCTCAAAAGAGGTTCCTATAACTATTTGCAATTTAAGATAG ATTTAGAAGGTGAAAAGATCCATTTATCCAAAGCGGCCAACATTGCCCTGACAGATCTCCCGCAGCAAGTCCCCGGAGATCAGGCCAGATATCACCTCTATATATTCAAACATACGCACGAAAGTGACTATATGGAGAGTGTAG TATTTATCTACTCCATGCCTGGGTACAACTGCAGTATAAAGGAGAGAATGATGTACTCCAGTTGCAAAGGACAGTTCTTAGAAATTATTGAACAACTAGGCGTGGAAATCATTAAACGG TTAGAAATCGACGACGGTAAAGAGCTAACGGAAGAATTCCTTTACGACGAGATTCATCCCAAGAGAAACTTGCATCGTCCCGCCTTCGCCAAACCCAAGGGCCCGCCAAACAGAGGGGCTAAACGAATCACCAAGTCCCAGAGTACACAATAA